The Seriola aureovittata isolate HTS-2021-v1 ecotype China chromosome 2, ASM2101889v1, whole genome shotgun sequence genome has a segment encoding these proteins:
- the mcm2 gene encoding DNA replication licensing factor MCM2 codes for MADSSESFHMATSPSRASRRGDLTSSPGRDLPPFEDESEGLLGDATLPGEEEEDGDGEELIGDGMERDYRAIPALDQYEAEGLDLDDEDLSEMSPGARAAAEEAMRRRDREQGISGRLRRGLLYDSEDEDDERPAARRRRLAERAAEGVDGEEEEMIESIENLEDMKGHTVREWVSMAAPRLEIYNRFKNFLRTHVDENGHNVFKEKISDMCKENKESLVVNYEDLAAREHVLAYFLPEAPTEMLKVFDEAAKEVVLAMYPKYDRIAHEIHVRICNLPLVEEIRSLRQLHLNQLIRTSGVVSSCTGVLPQLGMVKYNCNKCNFVLGPFFQSQNQEVKPGSCPECQSLGPFEINMEETVYQNYQRITIQESPGKVAAGRLPRSKDAILLADLVDSCKPGDEIELTGIYHNNYDGSLNMANGFPVFATVILANHVTRRDEGVAVAELTDEDVKAIVALSKDERIGERIFASMAPSIYGHEDIKRALSLSLFGGEPKNPGGKHKVRGDINVLLCGDPGTAKSQFLKYVEKVASRAVFTTGQGASAVGLTAYVQRHPVSREWTLEAGALVLADRGVCLIDEFDKMNDADRTSIHEAMEQQSISISKAGIVTSLQARCTVIAASNPIGGRYDPSLTFAENVDLTEPIVSRFDVLCVVRDTIDPVQDEMLARFVVGSHIKHHPSHKEGGVALEEVVLPNSSDVPPIPQELLRKYIIYAKERVHPKLNQMDQDKVARIYSDLRKESMATGSIPITVRHIESMIRMAEAHAKMHLRDYVLEDDVNMAIRVMLESFIDTQKFSVMRSMRKTFARYLAFRRDNNELLLFILKQLVAEQVSYQRNRYGVQNDTVEVAEKDLHDKARQINIHNLTAFYDSDLFRSNKFSHDGKKKLILQQF; via the exons ATGGCG gATTCCTCTGAGTCGTTCCACATGGCCACCAGCCCCAGCCGAGCCTCCAGGAGAGGAGACCTGACGTCCAGCCCCGGACGAGACCTGCCGCCCTTCGAGGATGAGTCGGAGGGGCTGCTGGGGGACGCGACCCTGcccggagaggaggaggaggacggagacGGGGAGGAGCTGATCGGGGACGGGATGGAGAG gGATTACCGTGCCATCCCGGCGCTGGATCAGTACGAGGCGGAGGGTTTGGACCTGGATGACGAGGATCTGTCGGAAATGTCGCCTGGAGCCCGAGCCGCCGCCGAGGAGGCCatgaggaggagggacaggGAGCAGGGGATCAGCGGGCGGCTGAGGAGAGGACTGCTCTACG ACagtgaagatgaggatgacGAGCGCCCGGCGGCTCGGCGAAGGCGACTGGCTGAGCGGGCAGCAGAGGGCGTcgacggagaggaggaggaaatgataGAGAGCATCGAGAACCTGGAGGACATGAAG GGCCACACGGTGAGGGAGTGGGTTTCCATGGCGGCTCCCAGGCTGGAAATCTACAACCGCTTCAAGAACTTCCTGCGGACCCACGTGGACGAAAACGGCCACAACGTCTTCAAGGAGAAGATCAGCGACATGTGCAAAG AGAATAAGGAGAGTCTGGTTGTGAACTATGAAGACCTCGCAGCCAGAGAGCATGTTTTGGCCTATTTCTTGCCTGAGGCTCCGACTGAGATGTTGAag GTGTTTGATGAAGCGGCTAAAGAGGTGGTGCTCGCCATGTACCCGAAATACGACCGCATCGCCCACGAGATCCACGTCCGCATCTGCAACCTGCCGCTGGTCGAGGAGATCCGCTCCCTCAG gcAGCTCCACCTGAACCAGCTGATCCGGACCAGCGGCGTGGTGAGCAGCTGCACCGGCGTCCTCCCCCAGCTCGGCATGGTCAAGTACAACTGTAACAAGTGTAACTTCGTGCTGGGGCCGTTCTTCCAGTCCCAGAACCAGGAGGTGAAGCCGGGCTCCTGTCCCGAGTGTCAGTCCCTGGGGCCCTTCGAGATCAACATGGAGGAGACGGTGTACCAGAACTACCAGAGAATCACCATCCAGGAGAGTCCTGGTAAAGTGGCCGCCGGCCGCCTCCCGCGCTCTAAAGACGCCATCCTGCTGGCCGACCTGGTGGACAGCTGTAAGCCCGGAGACGAGATC gagcTGACGGGCATCTACCACAACAACTACGACGGCTCTCTGAACATGGCGAACGGCTTCCCGGTGTTCGCCACCGTGATCCTGGCCAATCACGTCACCCGGCGAGACGAGGGCGTCGCCGTGGCCGAGCTGACGGACGAAGACGTCAAGGCCATCGTCGCCCTGTCCAAGGACGAGCGCATCGGAGAGCGG ATCTTCGCCAGCATGGCTCCGTCCATCTACGGCCACGAGGACATCAAGAGAGCTCTGTCGCTGTCGCTGTTCGGAGGAGAGCCCAAGAATCCAG gtGGTAAACATAAGGTGCGTGGAGACATCAACGTGCTGCTGTGCGGAGACCCGGGAACAGCCAAGTCCCAGTTCCTCAA GTACGTGGAGAAGGTGGCGAGTCGTGCGGTGTTCACCACCGGTCAGGGCGCCTCTGCCGTCGGTTTGACCGCCTACGTGCAGAGACACCCGGTCAGCCGCGAGTGGACGCTGGAGGCCGGAGCGCTGGTGCTGGCCGACCGCGGCGTCTGTCTGATCGACGAGTTCGATAAG ATGAACGACGCAGACAGGACGAGTATCCACGAGGCCATGGAGCAGCAGAGCATCTCCATCTCTAAGGCCGGCATCGTCACCTCGCTGCAGGCCAGGTGCACCGTCATCGCCGCCTCCAACCCCATCG GCGGCAGGTACGACCCCTCCCTGACCTTCGCCGAGAACGTCGACCTGACGGAGCCAATCGTGTCGCGTTTTGACGTGTTGTGCGTCGTCCGAGACACAATCGACCCcgtgcag GATGAGATGTTGGCGCGCTTCGTGGTCGGCTCCCACATCAAGCACCACCCCAGCCACAAAGAAGGGGGCGTGGCCTTAGAGGAGGTGGTTCTGCCCAACTCGTCCGACGTGCCGCCGATCCCCCAGGAGCTGCTGAGGAAGTACATCATCTACGCCAAGGAGCGG GTTCATCCCAAACTGAACCAGATGGACCAGGACAAAGTGGCTCGCATCTACAGCGACCTCCGCAAAGAGTCGATG GCCACAGGCAGCATCCCCATCACGGTGCGTCATATCGAGTCCATGATCCGCATGGCCGAGGCCCACGCCAAGATGCACCTGAGGGATTACGTGCTGGAGGACGACGTCAACATGGCCATCAGGGTGATGCTGGAGAGCTTCATCGACACGCAGAAGTTCAGCGTGATGAGGAGCATGAGGAAG ACGTTCGCTCGTTACCTCGCCTTCCGCAGAGACAACAACGAGCTGTTGCTCTTCATCCTCAAACAGCTGGTGGCGGAGCAGGTGTCCTATCAGAGGAACCGCTACGGAGTCCAGAACGACACCGTCGAGGTGGCGGAGAAAGACCTGCACGACAAG gcGAGACAGATCAACATCCACAACCTGACGGCGTTCTACGACAGCGACCTTTTCCGCTCAAACAAGTTCAGCCACGACGGCAAGAAGAAACTGATCCTGCAGCAGTTCTAA
- the pigu gene encoding phosphatidylinositol glycan anchor biosynthesis class U protein, with protein sequence MAAPLTLLLLVAVTVRAALFRSSLTELISERVEVVSPLTAWKRVVEGLALLDLGVSPYSGDVFHETPLIIYLFHFVVDFAEVTFMLADVITAVALYMAVKDYNKQVFRKQKYALEADRYPHDCLELIRSPKEMYYIPLKVAMFYLLNPFTILSCVAKSTCGLNNAVIALFILSTIKGNVLLSAIFLSLATYQSIYPLTLCAPALLYLMQRQYIPVNFRRTSFWWFIAQYAFMYLGSLFVIVGLSFFLLGSWDYLPSVYGFILSVPDLTPNIGLFWYFFAEMFEHFRLFFLCVFQINVFFYTIPLSIKLKEHPVFLIFMQLAVISIFKSYPTVGDIALYLAFLPVWSHLHRFLRNIFLVSCVLLACSALFPVLWHLWIYAGSANSNFYYAITLLFNVAQILLVSDYFYAFLRREHHLTYGLYLKRKDGSEATLVLK encoded by the exons ATGGCGGCTCCTTTGACTCTACTCCTGCTTGTAGCAGTTACGGTCCGAGCCGCTCTTTTCAGATCCAGTTTAACGGAACTAATTTCGGagagggtggaggtggtgtCACCGTTGACCGCCTGGAAGAGAG tgGTTGAAGGTTTGGCTCTGCTCGATTTGGGAGTCTCACCGTACTCTGGAGATGTTTTCCATGAG aCTCCTCTCATCATTTACCTCTTTCACTTTGTGGTGGACTTCGCAGAGGTGACATTCATG TTGGCGGATGTGATCACTGCTGTGGCGCTCTACATGGCAGTGAAGGACTACAACAAACAAGTG TTCAGAAAGCAGAAATATGCCCTGGAGGCCGACCGCTACCCCCACGACTGTCTGGAGCTCATCAGAAGCCCCAAAGAAATGTACTACATCCCTCTGAAAGTCGCCATGTT TTATCTGTTGAACCCGTTCACCATCTTGTCCTGTGTCGCCAAGTCGACCTGCGGCCTGAACAACGCCGTCATCgccctcttcatcctctctacGATAAAAG gaaATGTTTTGCTCAGTGCCATATTTCTGTCCTTGGCCACGTATCAGTCCATCTACCCTCTGACTCTGTGCGCTCCAGCGCTGCTGTACCTGATGCAG CGTCAGTACATCCCTGTGAACTTTCGGCGGACCAGCTTCTGGTGGTTCATCGCTCAGTACGCCTTCATGTACCTGGGCAGCCTGTTCGTCATCGTCGGCCTCTCCTTCTTCCTGCTCGGCTCCTGGGACTACCTGCCCTCCGTCTACGGCTTCAT TCTGTCGGTACCAGACCTGACCCCCAACATCGGCCTCTTCTGGTATTTCTTCGCCGAGATGTTTGAACACTTCcgcctcttcttcctctgcgtCTTCCAGATCAACGTTTTCTTCTACACCATCCCTCTGTCCATCAAACTCAA GGAGCATCCAGTGTTTCTGATCTTCATGCAGTTGGCTGTGATCTCCATCTTTAAGTCTTACCCCACAGTGGGAGACATCGCTCTCTACCTGGCCTTCCTTCCTGTCTGGAGTCACCTGCACAGAT TCTTGAGGAACATCTTCCTGGTGTCCTGCGTCCTGTTGGCCTGCTCGGCTCTGTTCCCGGTTCTCTGGCACCTCTGGATCTACGCCGGCAGCGCCAACTCCAACTTCTACTACGCCATAACTCTGCTGTTCAACGTGGCTCAG ATCCTGCTGGTGTCTGATTATTTCTACGCCTTCTTGAGGAGAGAGCACCACCTCACCTACGGCCTGTACCTGAAGAGGAAAGATGGCTCTGAGGCGACACTAGttcttaaataa